The Fructilactobacillus myrtifloralis genome segment ACTCAATCAGCTGGTCATAGAACTCCGGATCCAGAGTGACGGAAAAAACCTGCTCCAGAAGTTTGGCATCCCGGGCCTGTTTGACTGCGTCCACATCAATCTGCACGTACGCACCGCGCCCCGCCTTTTTTCCAGTTGGATCTAGACTAACGTTCATTTCCTTATCGCGCACAATGCGGACCAGATCCTTTTTCGGAAACATCGCTCCGGAAATGACGTCCTTGCGCATCGGAATCTTTCTCTGCTTTTTCAAGTTCGCTCCACTCCTTTGCTTCGTTGCACCTTTACTAGTCGGTTACTTCACTGTCATCGTCGCTAACCGAAGCAGGCTCAGCATCCGCTTGCTCCTGATCGTTCATCTCAGATTCCGCCTTAATATCAATGCGGTAGCCGGTGAGCCGGGCTGCTAGCCGCGCATTTTGCCCCCGTTTTCCGATTGCTAGCGATAACTGATCGTCAGGAACTACTACGGTACAAGCTTTGTCTTCTCCGTCTTTGAAGATGACATCTACCACTTCAGCCGGATTTAAAGCGTTGGCAATGTACTGGGCCGGATCTTCATCCCACTGGACGATATCCATGTTTTCGCCCCCGAGTTCGTTCACAATGTCTTGCACCCGTTGCCCCCGGGGTCCCACCGTGGTCCCCACTGGATCAACGTTTGCTTCGTTTGATTTAACGGCTACTTTCGAACGGTCGCCGGCTTCCCGAGCAATCGACACAATTTCCACGATGCCATCGTAAACTTCTGGAACTTCCTGTTCAAACAACCGTTTTAACAGTCCGGGCGCCGTCCGACTAACAAACACCTGGGGTCCCTTTGCGGCATCGTCAACGTTCGTAACGTAAACCTTGAGCTTGTCTTGGGGCCGATAAGTTTCATTGGGCATTTGATCATTATGCCCCATGGCAGCTTCAACCCCGTCTAAGTTTAGGTAGACAAACCGATTATCCTGGCGTTCTACCTCAGCAGTGACCAGTTCATCCTGATACTTGCTGTATTTATCATACACGTTTTGGCGTTCCGCCTCTCTGACCCGTTGCATAATCACCTGTTTGGCAGTTTGAGCTGCAATCCGACCGAAGTTCTTGGGGGTTACCTTAAATTTGATTTCATCCCCCAGTTCATACCCCCGGTTAATTTGGAGAGCTTCATCCAAACTCACTTCAAGGCGGGGGTCCACCACCGTTTCAACGACCTTTTTAACGGCATAAACATTGATGTTGCCCTGTCGTTCGTCAAACTCAACGTCTACGTTTTGCGCCTGGTCATAATTTCGTTTGTAAGCTGAGATTAACGCCGCTTCTAAGGCTTCAATCACAACTTCCTTTTTGACCCCTTTTTCGCGTTCTAATTCATCGAGCGCTGTCACCAGTTCTTTACTCATTGTGCTGCTTCCTCCTGTTTAAAATTTAATTGCCAAACGGGCATTTGAGATTAGCTTCCGCGGAATCTCGACTTCGTGTTCCCGTTGCTTGTCCGTCACCTGAATGGTTAAAGTGGTTTCATTTAACTGGGTTAACGTACCCTCATACGTCTTTTTACCGTCTAGTTTTTGGTAGAGCGAGAGGTGCACATATTCGTTTAACGCTTGCTGATAATCCTGCTCACGGCGAAGGGGGCGTTCTGCCCCTGGAGACGAAACTTCTAAGAAATAGGGTTCAGCAAATGGATCCGGATCTAGTTCATCCAGCTGTTCTCCTAGTTGATCGCTAACTAACACACAATCATCTAAGGTAATCCCGCCGTCTTTATCAACGTAAACCCGTAGATACCAACTGCCACCTTCTTTGACGAATTCAATGTCATACAAATAAAAGCCCAAAGTGGATAGGATTGGTTCCACCGTTGCTGTGACTTTCGCAATAATCTCGCTTGTTTCGCTCAACTATTTCCCTCCCAAATGGTTCTAATAAAAAGAGCGAGCATCGCTGCTCACTCCAAAAAGAGTTTTCAATTACTACCATAATTGTAGCATAATCGCTAGTTGGTCGCAATGTCCTTATAAATCAAACAAGCTCAGTTGATTTTCGTCCGGCAGTCCCTTCAAAACCCCATTTTGATTCATAAATTCAATAATGGTCTTAGAGACTCCCCCCCGTTTAGCGAGGTCCTCTTTGGATAGGAACGGTTTATCTTCTCGGGCGGCAACAATCTGCTTGGCCACGTTCAAGCCCAATCCGGGCACGGCACTAAAGGGAGCAATTAACTGTTGACCATCCATCAACCATTCCGAGGCATCCGAACGCTCTAAATCAATCATTTCAAAACTAAAGCCCCGCTCTAACATTTCGTTTGCAATCTGCATCACGGTTAGCAGGTTCTTTTCCTTTGCAGAGGCTTCCGTTCCCTTGCTTTCAATCGCTTTGATCACGTTTTTCACGGCTTCCTTACCGTGTGCCATCGCTTCGACATCAAAGTCAGAGGCGCGCACTGAGAAGTAAGCAGCGTAATAAACCAGCGGGAAGTATACCTTGAAGTAAGCCACCCGCAGGGCCATTAGCACGTAGGCCGTCGCGTGCGCCCGGGGGAACATGTACTTAATCTTAAGACAGGAGTCAATGTACCACTCAGGAACGTTGGCCTCGCGCATTTTGGACTGCCATTCGTCCTTGATGCCCTTTCCCTTTCGGACCTTTTCCATGATTTGAAAGGAGGTTTCAGAATCCACCCCGTAGTTGATCAAGTCGGTCATGATGTTATCCCGACACCCAATTACGTTTGAAATCGTGGCGGTTCCTTCTTTAATTAACTCTTCTGCGTTACCTAACCACACGTCGGTCCCGTGGGATAATCCAGAGATTTGGAGTAAATCAGAGAAATTCTGCGGATTAGTTTCCTCGAGCATCCCCCGGACAAACCGGGTTCCAAATTCTGGAATTCCCAGCGTTCCCGTTTTGGAGAAAATTTGGTCCGCAGTCACGCCCAACACCTCTGGACTACTAAAGATTTTCATTACTCCGGCATCGTTCATTGGAATGGAATAAGGATCAATTCCAGATAAATCCTGTAACATCCGAATCATGGTGGGGTCATCATGGCCCAGAATATCTAGTTTCAGGATGTTATCGTGGATGGAATGGAAATCAAAGTGAGTCGTTTTCCACGCCGCATTTTGGTCCTCTGCTGGAAACTGAATCGGGGTAAAGTCGTAGATGTCCATGTAATCGGGAACAACGATAATCCCAGCCGGATGTTGGCCGGTAGTACGTTTGACCCCGGTCGCCCCCTGGGCTAACCGATCAATCTCCGCATTCCGGAAGTTTTTCCCCTGGTCACGTTCGTAGGCCTTCACATACCCATAGGCGGTTTTGTCGGCCACCGTTCCAATCGTACCGGCCCGAAAAACGTTCTTTTCCCCGAACAGGACCTTAGTATAGTTGTGGGCAATTGCTTGGTAGTCTCCCGAAAAGTTTAGATCGATATCCGGCACCTTGTTCCCCTTAAAGCCCAGGAAGGTTTCAAAGGGAATGTTATGCCCATCTCCTACCATGACGGCACCACAGTGCGGACATTTTTTCTCCGGTAAATCAAATCCGGAACTGTATTCACCCTTCGTGAAAAATTCAGAATACTGACATTTTGGACACCGGTAGTGAGGCGGCAAGGGGTTCACCTCGGTAATCCCGGTCATCGTAGCCACCAAACTGGACCCAACTGACCCTCGGGATCCAACTAAGTACCCATCCTTATTACTTTTAGCAACCAGCCGCTGCGAGATCAAGTAGATAACTGAGAAGCCGTTCCCAATGATACTTTTCAGCTCCCGCTTTAGGCGCTTTTCCACAATGTCCGGTAAAGTTTCACCATACAACTGGTGGGCCTTATCCATGGTCCGTCGTTCAATCTCATCCTCAGCACCGTCCATTTTTGGTGTATACAACTTATCCTTTAAGGGGTGCACGGTTTCAATTTCGTTAGCAATTTTTTGGGAATTCTCGACCACAATTTTGTGCGCCGTTTCTTCCCCTAAAAACCGGAAATCTTGCAGCAGTTCGTCGGTCGTCCGAAAATGCACGTCCGGCAAGGCCTGCCGGTTCAGCGGGTTCGCACCCCCCTGGGAATTGATTAAAATCTTGCGGTAAATAAAATCATGGGGGTCTAAGTAATGGACATCGCCGGTCGCCACGAGGGGCAGCTGGGCGTCATCTGCAACCGTCACCATGTTTTTCAAAATCGTTTGCAGTTTCCCACGGTCGCTAATCAGATGACTGTCAATTAACGGCTGGTAAGCTGCCTGGGGTTGGACCTCTAGGTAGTCATAAAATTTAGCCTTTGCTAGTGCCTCAGACTGTCCCTTTTGCATCAAGGCGGTGAACACTTCACCACTTGAACACGCGGACCCAACCAGGAGACCCTCCCGGTGCTTTTCAAGTTCACTGCGGGGAATCCGTGGCACCCGATAGTAATACTTAATGTGGGCTAAAGAGACTAATTTAAATAATTCCTTTAATCCGGCCTGCGTTTTCGTCAGTAAAATGACGTGGAACGGTCGGGCGTGCTTATACGCATCATTGTCAGTCATGTGTTCGTTGAGTTGATCGTGATACTCAATTCCGTACTGCTCTTCCGCATCCTTTAAAAATAAATAGTTGAGGTGGCCAGTCGTTTCCGCATCGTAGATGGCCCGGTGGTGATGTTCCAACTCCACGTTAAATTTCTTGGCTAAGGTGTTAAGCCGGTAGCTCTTGTAATTTGGGTATAAAAAGCGTGCTAGCGTTAACGTATCAATAATCGGGTTGGCAATCTCTGGCATTTGGTGCCGGGCATAGCCGGTATTCATAAACCCAATATCAAAGGTTACGTTATGCCCGACAATGATGGCATCCCCACAGAATTCGCGAAAGAGTTGAAAGACCTCTGCTTCTGATTTGGAACCGGCAACCATTTCATCGGTAATGGAAGTCAGGTTCGTTGTTTCTTCTGATAAATGAAACCCGGGATCAATGAACTCCTCGAATTCCGCAATCACATTATTCCCCTGCATCTTAACTGCGGACAGTTCAATCACACGGTCATAAATCGCGGACAGTCCAGTGGTTTCCGTATCAAACACCACGTAGGTGGCATCCTTTAACCGCACGTGCTGATCGTTAAACCCGATTGGTTCCCCATCGTCAACTACGTTTGCTTCCATTCCATAAATCATCTTAACGTCATTTTGCTGTCCGGCTTGGTAGGCTTCCGGAAAGGCCTGTACGTTATCGTGATCCGTGACAGCGAGGGCCGGTTGTCCCCACTGTTTAGCCCGTTTGACGTAGTCTGAAATTGAATTGGTGGCATCCATTTGACTCATGTTCGAATGTAGATGCAATTCCACCCGCTTTTCATCGGCAGGAGCAAGGTCGGAGCGGGTTTCGTGTTCAACGGGCATCAAATCGTAGGCATTCATCACCAACTCGTGTGAATAGTTATCCTCTTGAATACTCCCCCGCACCTTTAACCAACTGCCGGCGGCGAGGTTAGCAAACTGGGCCGCTTCTTCATCATTTTTCGAGAATTTTTTCACGGTTAACGACGAACTGTAATCAGTAATTTCGAGAATTAACAACTGCCGCCCGGAACGTAGGGAGCGGACTTCCTTATTAAACACGTACCCGTTAATCACAACGGATCGTTCCTCTTCCGTAATATCGACCATCTGGGTAACTTCACTGCTATCCGCGATTTTGCGCCCAATTTGTTGCGAACCGGTGTGCTGCGTTGCTTCTTTGTGCGCGTTGCTCTTTTCCATGGCAGCCCGAGCTTGTTGGGCCAGTTTTTCGTCCCGTTCTTTTTTCTCGGCTTTCAGTTCGGCAATTTTAGCTTGGGAAGCCGACTCATCAACCATGGTATTAATGGTGAACTTGGGAAAGCCCACCCGTTGATAAGTCGCTTCAATCGGTCCCAACGCCTTATTCGTCATGTAATCCTTGGCAATTTCATTGACCGCCAAAAAATTAACCCGGCCATCATCCACCATCGGAACATGGTTATTTAACAGTTCCTGGGTTAAGTTGGAGTGCAGCCCCGCGTGTTGCACAATCCACTCCCAGTAATCACCAAGTTCGCGGTTGGGCACCGTCGTTTGATCCGTACTGATTGTAACGCCCACCTGTGCAATTTCTTGAAAAGCTTGCTGCAAGCTGGTCAGCAATTTTTGAAACTGCACAAAGGGGAGAATTCGTTCCAAGTGAAACGTAAACTCCCACCGGTTGGACTGTTGGTGCACTGTCACTGCTGTAATCTGCCCGTGGTTAAATTCAGCCCGTTCGGAATCCGACCAACCAATTTGATCCAGTAACTTTTGCAAACGTTCTTCTTTGGTTAGTGACACTGGTATCCTCCTCATTTGCACAAAAAAGACCAGTCTCGTCTGGTCTTTTGGTTACATCTCTTTAGCTAAAATGGTAATGGTATTTTGTAAATCATCAACTTTGGTTTCAACGGTTTCGCCAGTTTTGCGAATCTTCACTTCGACAATACCTTCATCGGCTTTTTTCCCAATCGTCACTCGAACTGGGATCCCAATCAAATCGGCATCGGCAAATTTAACTCCGGCCCGTTCTTTGCGGTCATCAACTAACACCTCATACCCAGCTGCTTCGAGCGTCTGGGTAATTTGCGTTGCTAATTCGACCTGCTCCGCTTTCTTCACGTTCGTTGGAATCACGTGCACATCAAACGGCGCGATGGCGGTTGGCCATACCAACCCGTTTTCATCTGCTTGCTGTTCAGCAACCGCTGATAGTAACCGGCTCACCCCAATGCCATAGCAACCCATGATTATTGGTTGTTGCCGGCCATTCTCATCTAAAATGTCAGCCCCTAAGACTTTGGAGTAGCGGGTCCCAAGCTTGAAAATGTGACCAATTTCAATCCCCTTGGTAAATTGCAATTCCCCGCTTCCATCTGGAGAAATGTCTCCTTCTCGGACGGTCCGCACGTCTACGTACTCAAGGTCAGGTAGATCCCGAGTGGGGTTAAAGCCCTGGTAGTGGTGATCCGTTTGGTTCGCCCCCACCACGGCATTCACGAGTGGTTGCACGTATTCATCAGCCACCACCTTCGTTCCCGCTGGCAAATCAAATGGTCCCACGGAACCCGGCTGAACGTGTAAGTTCGCTGCCACTTGGTCCGGAGTTGCTAGTTCAAGGCTGTCCGCCTCCAGAACATGTTTGAGTTTCGCTTCATTAACGACCTGGTCGCCCCGTAGTAAAACGACTACCAGCTGTCCATCCGCCACGTAGAGGAGACTTTTTACGACTTGGTCTGGCTGCACATCGAAAAACTTCGTGACTTGCGTAATCGTCTTTACGTCTGACGTTTCAACCAACTCTAACGGTTCCAACTCCGCATGCGATTTTTGGGGGACAAATAAATTAGTGGCCATTTCTAGGTTAGCGGCATACTCACTGTCATCAGAATAGACAATCGTATCCTCTCCAACCGCAGCGGGGGCGGAAAATTCCATGGAATCAGAGCCCCCCATACTGCCACTATCTCCAA includes the following:
- the rnpM gene encoding RNase P modulator RnpM; amino-acid sequence: MRKDVISGAMFPKKDLVRIVRDKEMNVSLDPTGKKAGRGAYVQIDVDAVKQARDAKLLEQVFSVTLDPEFYDQLIEYVDHIQARRELMQNDQL
- the nusA gene encoding transcription termination factor NusA, producing the protein MSKELVTALDELEREKGVKKEVVIEALEAALISAYKRNYDQAQNVDVEFDERQGNINVYAVKKVVETVVDPRLEVSLDEALQINRGYELGDEIKFKVTPKNFGRIAAQTAKQVIMQRVREAERQNVYDKYSKYQDELVTAEVERQDNRFVYLNLDGVEAAMGHNDQMPNETYRPQDKLKVYVTNVDDAAKGPQVFVSRTAPGLLKRLFEQEVPEVYDGIVEIVSIAREAGDRSKVAVKSNEANVDPVGTTVGPRGQRVQDIVNELGGENMDIVQWDEDPAQYIANALNPAEVVDVIFKDGEDKACTVVVPDDQLSLAIGKRGQNARLAARLTGYRIDIKAESEMNDQEQADAEPASVSDDDSEVTD
- the rimP gene encoding ribosome maturation factor RimP, with translation MSETSEIIAKVTATVEPILSTLGFYLYDIEFVKEGGSWYLRVYVDKDGGITLDDCVLVSDQLGEQLDELDPDPFAEPYFLEVSSPGAERPLRREQDYQQALNEYVHLSLYQKLDGKKTYEGTLTQLNETTLTIQVTDKQREHEVEIPRKLISNARLAIKF
- a CDS encoding PolC-type DNA polymerase III, with the protein product MSLTKEERLQKLLDQIGWSDSERAEFNHGQITAVTVHQQSNRWEFTFHLERILPFVQFQKLLTSLQQAFQEIAQVGVTISTDQTTVPNRELGDYWEWIVQHAGLHSNLTQELLNNHVPMVDDGRVNFLAVNEIAKDYMTNKALGPIEATYQRVGFPKFTINTMVDESASQAKIAELKAEKKERDEKLAQQARAAMEKSNAHKEATQHTGSQQIGRKIADSSEVTQMVDITEEERSVVINGYVFNKEVRSLRSGRQLLILEITDYSSSLTVKKFSKNDEEAAQFANLAAGSWLKVRGSIQEDNYSHELVMNAYDLMPVEHETRSDLAPADEKRVELHLHSNMSQMDATNSISDYVKRAKQWGQPALAVTDHDNVQAFPEAYQAGQQNDVKMIYGMEANVVDDGEPIGFNDQHVRLKDATYVVFDTETTGLSAIYDRVIELSAVKMQGNNVIAEFEEFIDPGFHLSEETTNLTSITDEMVAGSKSEAEVFQLFREFCGDAIIVGHNVTFDIGFMNTGYARHQMPEIANPIIDTLTLARFLYPNYKSYRLNTLAKKFNVELEHHHRAIYDAETTGHLNYLFLKDAEEQYGIEYHDQLNEHMTDNDAYKHARPFHVILLTKTQAGLKELFKLVSLAHIKYYYRVPRIPRSELEKHREGLLVGSACSSGEVFTALMQKGQSEALAKAKFYDYLEVQPQAAYQPLIDSHLISDRGKLQTILKNMVTVADDAQLPLVATGDVHYLDPHDFIYRKILINSQGGANPLNRQALPDVHFRTTDELLQDFRFLGEETAHKIVVENSQKIANEIETVHPLKDKLYTPKMDGAEDEIERRTMDKAHQLYGETLPDIVEKRLKRELKSIIGNGFSVIYLISQRLVAKSNKDGYLVGSRGSVGSSLVATMTGITEVNPLPPHYRCPKCQYSEFFTKGEYSSGFDLPEKKCPHCGAVMVGDGHNIPFETFLGFKGNKVPDIDLNFSGDYQAIAHNYTKVLFGEKNVFRAGTIGTVADKTAYGYVKAYERDQGKNFRNAEIDRLAQGATGVKRTTGQHPAGIIVVPDYMDIYDFTPIQFPAEDQNAAWKTTHFDFHSIHDNILKLDILGHDDPTMIRMLQDLSGIDPYSIPMNDAGVMKIFSSPEVLGVTADQIFSKTGTLGIPEFGTRFVRGMLEETNPQNFSDLLQISGLSHGTDVWLGNAEELIKEGTATISNVIGCRDNIMTDLINYGVDSETSFQIMEKVRKGKGIKDEWQSKMREANVPEWYIDSCLKIKYMFPRAHATAYVLMALRVAYFKVYFPLVYYAAYFSVRASDFDVEAMAHGKEAVKNVIKAIESKGTEASAKEKNLLTVMQIANEMLERGFSFEMIDLERSDASEWLMDGQQLIAPFSAVPGLGLNVAKQIVAAREDKPFLSKEDLAKRGGVSKTIIEFMNQNGVLKGLPDENQLSLFDL
- a CDS encoding proline--tRNA ligase; the encoded protein is MKQSRMLIPTQKQDPTGAEALSHRMLLRAGYIQQVSAGTYAYLPLAYRVLEKIERIIKQHMDAAAACEMLVPEIIPAQFWRDSGRYETYGDELFKLQNRHDTEFILGPTHEETFTELLKASVKSYKKLPLNLYQIQSKFRDEDRPRYGLLRSREFIMLDAYSFSADDADLDQIYKEMRTAFEAIFNQIGLNYRGIIGDSGSMGGSDSMEFSAPAAVGEDTIVYSDDSEYAANLEMATNLFVPQKSHAELEPLELVETSDVKTITQVTKFFDVQPDQVVKSLLYVADGQLVVVLLRGDQVVNEAKLKHVLEADSLELATPDQVAANLHVQPGSVGPFDLPAGTKVVADEYVQPLVNAVVGANQTDHHYQGFNPTRDLPDLEYVDVRTVREGDISPDGSGELQFTKGIEIGHIFKLGTRYSKVLGADILDENGRQQPIIMGCYGIGVSRLLSAVAEQQADENGLVWPTAIAPFDVHVIPTNVKKAEQVELATQITQTLEAAGYEVLVDDRKERAGVKFADADLIGIPVRVTIGKKADEGIVEVKIRKTGETVETKVDDLQNTITILAKEM